Proteins found in one Amycolatopsis aidingensis genomic segment:
- the rpoB gene encoding DNA-directed RNA polymerase subunit beta, with amino-acid sequence MAVSPANQATAATTSASTSTGIPGAPTRVSFAKIREPLSTPNLLDVQIRSFEWFTGDEAWFERRVNEGEENPTGGLEEVLNEISPVEDFSGSMSLSFSDPRFDEVKASVEECKDKDMTYAAPLFVTAEFVNNNTGEIKSQTVFMGDFPVMTDKGTFIINGTERVVVSQLVRSPGVYYDQAVDKTTDKDVFSVKIIPSRGAWLEFDVDKRDTVGVRIDRKRRQPVTVLLKALGWTAEAIRERFSFSETLLATLEKDHTAGTDEALLDIYRKLRPGEPPTKESAQTLLENLFFKDKRYDLAKVGRYKLNKKLGLSLPYDTGTLTEEDIVTTIEYLVRLHAGEDKMTTGTGEDAVTVPVETDDIDHFGNRRLRTVGELIQNQIRVGLSRMERVVRERMTTQDVEAITPQTLINIRPVTAAIREFFGTSQLSQFMDQNNPLSGLTHKRRLSALGPGGLSRERAGMDVRDVHPSHYGRMCPIETPEGPNIGLIGSLCSYGRVNPFGFIETPYRKVVEGQVTDQVDYLTADEEDRFVKAQANAPVDADGYFVEDKVLGRRKGGEVELIDPLEVDYMDVSPRQMVSVATAMIPFLEHDDANRALMGANMQRQAVPLLRNEAPLVGTGVELTAAVDAGDVLVAEQAGVVEEVSADLVVVMHDDGSRKSYGLYKFRRSNAGTCYNHRPVVAEGDRVEKGQVIADGPSTEQGEMALGKNLLVAVMPWEGHNYEDAIVISQRLVQDDVLTSIHIEEHEIDARDTKLGAEEITRDIPNVSEEVLADLDERGIIRIGAEVRDGDILVGKVTPKGETELTPEERLLRAIFGEKAREVRDTSLKVPHGETGKVIGIRVFSREDDDELPPGVNELVRVYVAKKSKIQDGDKLAGRHGNKGVIGKILPVEDMPFMEDGTPVDIVLNTHGVPRRMNIGQILELHLGWLASQGWKIEGNPDWAKSLPEDLFDVAPGTNTATPVFDGAKEEELTGLLGCTKPNRDGDRMVQPDGKATLLDGRSGEPFPYPVAVGYMYILKLHHMVDDKIHARSTGPYSMITQQPLGGKAQFGGQRFGEMECWAMQAYGAAYTLQELLTIKSDDKLGRVKVYEAIVKGENMPDPGVPESFKVLLKELQSLCLNVEVLSSDGAAIEMRGSDDEDLERAAANLGINLSRNESPSVDDVVQ; translated from the coding sequence TTGGCAGTCTCTCCCGCGAACCAGGCCACTGCTGCGACCACCTCGGCATCCACGTCAACGGGAATTCCCGGAGCCCCCACCCGGGTCTCCTTCGCGAAGATTCGCGAGCCGCTGAGCACTCCCAACCTGCTTGATGTGCAGATCCGTTCGTTCGAATGGTTCACCGGTGACGAGGCGTGGTTCGAGCGTCGCGTCAACGAGGGCGAGGAGAACCCGACCGGCGGTCTCGAGGAAGTTCTCAACGAGATCTCGCCGGTGGAGGATTTCTCCGGCTCCATGTCCCTCTCCTTCTCCGACCCGCGCTTCGACGAGGTGAAGGCCTCGGTCGAGGAGTGCAAGGACAAGGACATGACCTACGCGGCGCCGCTGTTCGTGACCGCCGAGTTCGTCAACAACAACACCGGTGAGATCAAGAGCCAGACGGTCTTCATGGGCGACTTCCCCGTGATGACCGACAAGGGCACCTTCATCATCAACGGCACCGAGCGCGTGGTCGTCTCGCAGCTCGTGCGCTCGCCCGGTGTCTACTACGACCAGGCCGTCGACAAGACGACGGACAAGGACGTCTTCAGCGTCAAGATCATCCCGAGCCGGGGTGCGTGGCTCGAGTTCGACGTCGACAAGCGGGACACCGTCGGGGTGCGGATCGACCGCAAACGCCGCCAGCCGGTCACCGTGCTGCTGAAGGCGCTTGGCTGGACCGCCGAGGCCATCCGGGAGCGGTTCTCCTTCTCCGAGACGCTGCTGGCCACCCTGGAGAAGGACCACACCGCGGGCACCGACGAGGCGCTGCTGGACATCTACCGCAAGCTGCGCCCCGGCGAGCCGCCGACCAAGGAGAGCGCGCAGACCCTGCTGGAGAACCTGTTCTTCAAGGACAAGCGCTACGACCTGGCCAAGGTCGGCCGGTACAAGCTGAACAAGAAGCTCGGCCTGAGCCTGCCCTACGACACGGGCACGCTCACCGAAGAGGACATCGTCACCACCATCGAGTACCTGGTCCGGCTGCACGCGGGCGAGGACAAGATGACCACCGGCACCGGTGAGGACGCGGTCACCGTCCCGGTGGAGACCGATGACATCGACCACTTCGGCAACCGCAGGCTGCGCACCGTCGGCGAGCTGATCCAGAACCAGATCCGGGTCGGTCTTTCCCGGATGGAGCGCGTGGTCCGGGAGCGGATGACGACCCAGGACGTCGAGGCGATCACGCCGCAGACCCTGATCAACATCCGCCCGGTCACCGCGGCGATCCGGGAGTTCTTCGGCACCTCCCAGCTGTCCCAGTTCATGGACCAGAACAACCCGCTGTCCGGGCTCACCCACAAGCGCCGCCTCTCGGCGCTGGGCCCCGGCGGGCTGTCCAGGGAGCGCGCCGGCATGGACGTCCGGGACGTGCACCCTAGCCACTACGGCCGGATGTGCCCGATCGAGACGCCGGAAGGCCCGAACATCGGCCTGATCGGCTCGCTGTGCTCCTACGGGCGGGTCAACCCCTTCGGGTTCATCGAGACCCCGTACCGCAAGGTGGTCGAGGGCCAGGTCACCGACCAGGTCGACTACCTGACCGCGGACGAGGAGGACCGCTTCGTCAAGGCGCAGGCCAACGCGCCGGTGGACGCGGACGGCTACTTCGTCGAGGACAAGGTCCTCGGTCGCCGCAAGGGCGGCGAGGTCGAGCTGATCGACCCGCTGGAAGTGGACTACATGGACGTCTCGCCGCGGCAGATGGTGTCGGTGGCGACGGCCATGATCCCCTTCCTCGAGCACGACGACGCCAACCGCGCGCTGATGGGTGCGAACATGCAGCGCCAGGCGGTGCCGCTGCTGCGCAACGAGGCCCCGCTGGTGGGCACCGGGGTGGAGCTGACCGCCGCGGTGGACGCCGGGGACGTGCTGGTCGCCGAGCAGGCCGGGGTGGTCGAGGAGGTCTCCGCCGACCTGGTCGTGGTGATGCACGACGACGGCAGCCGCAAGAGCTACGGGCTGTACAAGTTCCGCCGCTCCAACGCAGGCACCTGCTACAACCACCGGCCGGTGGTGGCCGAGGGTGACCGGGTGGAGAAGGGCCAGGTCATCGCGGACGGGCCGTCCACCGAACAGGGTGAGATGGCGCTCGGCAAGAACCTGCTGGTCGCGGTCATGCCCTGGGAGGGCCACAACTACGAGGACGCCATCGTCATCTCGCAGCGGCTGGTCCAGGACGACGTGCTCACCTCGATCCACATCGAGGAGCACGAGATCGACGCCCGGGACACCAAGCTCGGTGCCGAGGAGATCACCAGGGACATCCCGAACGTCTCCGAGGAGGTCCTCGCGGACCTGGACGAGCGCGGCATCATCCGGATCGGCGCCGAGGTCAGGGACGGCGACATCCTGGTCGGTAAGGTCACCCCGAAGGGTGAGACCGAGCTGACCCCTGAGGAGCGGCTGCTGCGCGCGATCTTCGGCGAGAAGGCCCGCGAGGTCAGGGACACCTCGCTGAAGGTCCCGCACGGCGAGACCGGCAAGGTCATCGGCATCCGGGTGTTCTCCCGCGAGGACGACGACGAGCTGCCCCCTGGGGTGAACGAGCTGGTCCGGGTCTACGTGGCGAAGAAGAGCAAGATCCAGGACGGCGACAAGCTCGCAGGCAGGCACGGCAACAAGGGCGTCATCGGCAAGATCCTGCCGGTCGAGGACATGCCGTTCATGGAGGACGGCACCCCGGTCGACATCGTGCTGAACACCCACGGTGTGCCGCGAAGGATGAACATCGGCCAGATCCTGGAGCTGCATCTGGGCTGGCTGGCCTCACAGGGCTGGAAGATCGAGGGCAACCCGGACTGGGCGAAGAGCCTGCCCGAGGACCTCTTCGACGTGGCACCCGGCACGAACACCGCGACCCCGGTGTTCGACGGCGCCAAGGAGGAGGAGCTCACCGGGCTGCTCGGCTGCACCAAGCCGAACCGGGACGGCGACCGGATGGTCCAGCCGGATGGCAAGGCGACGCTGCTGGACGGCCGCTCCGGCGAGCCGTTCCCGTACCCGGTGGCGGTCGGCTACATGTACATCCTGAAGCTGCACCACATGGTGGACGACAAGATCCACGCCCGGTCCACCGGTCCGTACTCGATGATCACCCAGCAGCCGCTCGGCGGTAAGGCCCAGTTCGGTGGCCAGCGCTTCGGTGAGATGGAGTGCTGGGCGATGCAGGCCTACGGCGCGGCGTACACGCTGCAGGAGCTGCTCACCATCAAGTCGGACGACAAGCTCGGCCGGGTGAAGGTCTACGAGGCCATCGTCAAGGGCGAGAACATGCCCGACCCCGGCGTGCCGGAGTCCTTCAAGGTGCTGCTCAAGGAGCTGCAGTCGCTGTGCCTGAACGTGGAGGTGCTCTCCAGCGACGGGGCCGCGATCGAGATGCGTGGCTCGGACGACGAGGACCTGGAGCGGGCCGCCGCCAACCTCGGCATCAACCTGTCCCGCAACGAGTCGCCCTCGGTGGACGACGTCGTTCAATGA
- a CDS encoding ICP22 family protein: protein MAGLNKPGTGPSPRPRPRPAEDEQEAPEQPPEEQPSTAEPEPEPQAEAEPETGTEEAEVEQVDALTGEPEPARDRPRPSPRRKARDEGAPKPSSTEEAEQQAEHAERTESHQEGSDGAAEADSTDGAEPAAKPRRSRRSLFRLAALLLVAALAFAALAVYFRMEGNQVSAATNNTALVDVARTAQVEQEVSAAVEKLFSYDFNDIAKTEQAAQELLVNDEVCGQYQRQFAEVKRLAPEQKMVVTTKVTRAAVIMLDGDRAKVLVFVDQTSTRTDQNKSSAGGSQLSVTTELRDGQWKITGLDTYTQEPEPDPNEELPSCS, encoded by the coding sequence GTGGCCGGGCTGAACAAGCCTGGCACCGGCCCGAGCCCGCGTCCCCGCCCTCGTCCGGCCGAGGACGAGCAGGAGGCCCCCGAACAGCCGCCCGAGGAGCAGCCGTCGACCGCGGAGCCGGAACCGGAACCGCAGGCCGAGGCCGAGCCGGAGACCGGCACTGAAGAGGCCGAGGTCGAGCAGGTGGACGCACTCACCGGGGAGCCGGAGCCCGCCAGGGACCGGCCGCGGCCGAGCCCGCGCCGCAAGGCCAGGGACGAGGGCGCGCCGAAACCGTCCTCCACCGAGGAGGCCGAGCAGCAGGCGGAGCACGCCGAGCGGACCGAGAGCCACCAGGAAGGCTCGGACGGCGCGGCGGAGGCGGATTCCACGGACGGCGCCGAGCCCGCGGCGAAGCCGCGCCGCTCGCGCCGCTCCCTGTTCCGGCTGGCTGCGCTGCTGCTGGTGGCCGCGCTGGCCTTCGCAGCCCTTGCCGTGTACTTCCGGATGGAGGGCAACCAGGTGAGTGCCGCGACCAACAACACGGCGCTGGTGGATGTGGCGCGTACCGCGCAGGTCGAGCAGGAGGTCAGCGCGGCGGTCGAGAAGCTGTTCTCCTACGACTTCAACGACATCGCCAAGACCGAGCAGGCGGCGCAGGAACTGCTGGTCAACGACGAGGTGTGCGGCCAGTACCAGCGGCAGTTCGCCGAGGTGAAACGGCTCGCGCCGGAACAGAAGATGGTGGTGACCACCAAGGTCACCAGGGCCGCTGTGATCATGCTCGACGGGGACCGGGCGAAGGTGCTGGTGTTCGTGGACCAGACCTCCACCAGGACCGATCAGAACAAGAGCTCGGCCGGTGGCTCGCAGCTTTCGGTTACCACCGAACTGCGGGACGGGCAGTGGAAGATCACCGGTCTGGACACCTACACCCAGGAACCGGAGCCCGACCCGAACGAGGAACTGCCTTCCTGTTCCTGA
- a CDS encoding MCE family protein → MLVRRTRLQLVAFAIISVVAVVYALIRFTDVERAFGAGGYTVRLQLDSSGGIFSNAEVTYRGYNIGRVGELRLTRTGLEAALDIEPDTPPVPTDLRAVVANRSAVGEQYVDLQPASPGGPFLEDGSVIPAEKTKTPVSTAEVVEDLDSLAASVPTDSLRTVVDESYDAFSGTGQDLQILMDTARSFTRSAQEYLPETVTLIEQGGTVLRTQNDLAGSMKSFSSDLNKLSETLKNSDADIRQLIGITPQVANQVSEVIAESGPGLGALLANLLTTSNLIEPRQDGLEQMLVTYPLLSVGAQTVAPGDGTAHLGLALNFFDPPTCTKGYPRAQAELEGEDGYRAGSNTTPRPPDSEAYCAEPQGSPISVRGSQNVPYHGVPQLPSDEQVEANKNRPEEQLASLRGVPGPAGGPALTRMGLPRLLGLPG, encoded by the coding sequence ATGTTGGTACGCAGGACGAGGCTCCAGCTCGTCGCCTTCGCGATCATCTCGGTAGTGGCCGTGGTGTACGCGCTGATCCGGTTCACCGATGTAGAGCGAGCGTTCGGCGCGGGCGGGTACACCGTGCGGCTGCAGCTGGACTCCTCCGGTGGCATCTTCTCCAACGCCGAGGTCACCTACCGCGGGTACAACATCGGCCGGGTCGGCGAGCTCCGGCTGACCAGAACCGGCCTGGAAGCCGCCCTGGACATCGAACCGGACACCCCGCCGGTGCCGACCGACCTGCGGGCCGTGGTCGCCAACCGGTCGGCGGTCGGGGAGCAGTACGTCGACCTGCAGCCGGCCTCACCCGGCGGGCCGTTCCTCGAGGATGGCTCGGTGATCCCCGCGGAGAAGACCAAGACCCCGGTCAGCACCGCCGAGGTCGTCGAGGACCTGGACAGCCTGGCCGCCTCGGTGCCGACCGACTCGCTGCGCACCGTGGTCGACGAGTCCTATGATGCCTTCTCCGGCACCGGCCAGGACCTGCAGATCCTGATGGACACCGCGCGCTCGTTCACCCGCAGCGCGCAGGAGTACCTTCCGGAGACGGTCACCCTGATCGAGCAGGGCGGGACGGTGCTGCGCACGCAGAACGACCTGGCCGGCTCGATGAAGTCGTTCAGCAGCGACCTGAACAAGCTGAGCGAGACGCTGAAGAACTCCGACGCCGACATCCGGCAGCTGATCGGGATCACCCCGCAGGTGGCCAACCAGGTCAGCGAGGTGATCGCCGAGTCGGGGCCCGGCCTCGGCGCGCTGCTGGCGAACCTGCTCACCACCTCGAACCTGATCGAGCCCCGGCAGGACGGACTGGAGCAGATGCTGGTGACCTACCCGCTGCTCAGCGTGGGTGCACAGACCGTGGCGCCGGGGGACGGGACCGCGCATCTCGGGCTGGCGCTGAACTTCTTCGACCCGCCGACCTGCACCAAGGGTTACCCGAGGGCGCAGGCCGAGCTGGAGGGCGAGGACGGCTACCGGGCAGGTTCGAACACCACCCCCCGCCCGCCGGACAGCGAGGCCTACTGCGCCGAGCCGCAGGGCAGCCCGATCAGTGTGCGCGGGTCGCAGAACGTTCCGTACCACGGCGTCCCCCAGTTGCCGAGCGATGAGCAGGTGGAGGCGAACAAGAACCGGCCGGAGGAGCAACTCGCCTCCCTGCGCGGCGTGCCCGGGCCCGCGGGCGGCCCGGCGCTCACCCGAATGGGTCTACCCAGGCTGCTCGGGTTGCCGGGTTGA
- a CDS encoding MCE family protein — protein sequence MALRRKVAALLCAGGLLTVSGCSDFTGIYDVPLPGGADLGEDPYRVEVEFRNVLDLVPQAGVKVNEVAVGRVERIGLTDGGWTAEVTLLVNGKVDLPANALANLRQSSLLGEKYVELTPPPQQEAVGKLEDGARIPIERTNRNVEVEEVLGALSMLLNGGGVEQLNTITKELNNVTEGNEQSIKALLDHAEELVSSLDEQSDSITRALDGLNRLASTLNRQRDTIAHAIDNLAPGLQVLEQQRGQLVTMLQALEDLSAVAVDTVNRSQEDLVANLRALLPTLRKLGEAGSDLPKALEVLFTFPFNDAAVDGVKGDYFNLYAKIDLNLAEVMANLGRSRNKLPIVGDLVPSQEGEQPGAPPPLPLPGDEAAGTQARQQQGQGGQPQQQQQQQQQTGVAGIFDVLSGGAGGVG from the coding sequence ATGGCCCTGCGGCGCAAGGTGGCCGCCCTGCTGTGTGCGGGCGGACTGTTGACCGTGAGCGGTTGCAGCGACTTCACCGGTATCTACGACGTCCCGCTACCCGGCGGTGCCGACCTCGGCGAGGACCCCTACCGGGTCGAGGTCGAGTTCCGGAACGTGCTGGACCTGGTGCCCCAGGCCGGGGTCAAGGTGAACGAGGTGGCGGTCGGCAGGGTGGAGCGCATCGGGCTGACCGACGGTGGCTGGACCGCCGAGGTCACCCTGCTGGTGAACGGGAAGGTCGACCTACCGGCCAACGCGCTGGCGAACCTGCGCCAGTCCAGCCTGCTCGGCGAGAAGTACGTCGAGCTCACCCCGCCGCCGCAGCAGGAGGCGGTGGGCAAGCTCGAGGACGGGGCCCGGATCCCGATCGAGCGGACCAACCGCAACGTCGAGGTGGAGGAGGTGCTCGGCGCGCTGTCCATGCTGCTCAACGGCGGCGGCGTGGAGCAGCTGAACACCATCACCAAGGAACTGAACAACGTCACCGAGGGCAACGAGCAGAGCATCAAGGCGCTGCTGGACCACGCGGAGGAGCTGGTCAGCAGCCTGGACGAGCAGTCGGACTCGATCACCCGCGCGCTGGACGGGCTGAACCGGCTGGCCAGCACGCTGAACCGGCAGCGGGACACGATCGCGCACGCGATCGACAACCTCGCCCCCGGGTTGCAGGTGCTCGAGCAGCAACGCGGCCAGCTGGTCACCATGTTGCAGGCGTTGGAGGACCTGTCGGCGGTCGCGGTGGACACGGTCAACCGCAGCCAGGAGGACCTGGTGGCGAACCTGCGGGCGCTGCTGCCCACCCTGCGCAAGCTGGGCGAGGCCGGTTCGGACCTGCCGAAGGCACTGGAGGTGCTGTTCACCTTCCCGTTCAACGACGCGGCGGTGGACGGCGTGAAGGGTGACTACTTCAACCTGTACGCCAAGATCGACCTGAATCTCGCCGAGGTCATGGCCAACCTGGGCCGCAGCCGCAACAAGCTGCCGATCGTCGGCGACCTGGTGCCCAGCCAGGAGGGTGAGCAGCCCGGCGCCCCGCCACCGTTGCCGCTGCCCGGTGACGAGGCCGCGGGCACCCAGGCCCGGCAGCAGCAGGGCCAGGGCGGCCAGCCGCAGCAGCAACAACAGCAACAGCAGCAGACCGGGGTCGCCGGGATCTTCGACGTCCTTTCCGGTGGCGCAGGGGGTGTCGGCTGA
- a CDS encoding MCE family protein — MTDTRFGQSVYRWLAIACVLLLVVAGGLWWTLRDANTKHATAFFPTTVGLYEGNDVRVLGVKTGTVTDVQPLGDRVKVELEYDRAVDVPAGARAVIVAPSLVSDRYVQFTPAYTGGPAMAEGTVIPMERTAVPLEVDELYASLSRVSESLGPEGANKDGSLTRLLDTLAENFDGNGKQLHNTIKKLGQAAGTLSGNSQDLFATIQNLGDFSTTLAQSDGQVRQFERQLADVSGFLASERENLATTVRQLGSTLGSVRQFIEDNRAKVKSNVDKLASVTRVLVEQRASLAEILDVAPVALGNVVNSYNASSGTLDARANLNELTQPPIVMICNLLKQTPEALDFLGDTCGTLAPVLDGLVPLPSVAQTIYALEHRQLPPLPLPIAGALYGTPQGGGQ; from the coding sequence ATGACGGACACCCGCTTCGGACAGAGCGTCTACCGCTGGCTGGCCATCGCCTGCGTGCTGCTGCTCGTGGTGGCAGGCGGCCTGTGGTGGACCCTGCGGGACGCCAACACCAAGCACGCCACCGCGTTCTTCCCCACCACGGTCGGCCTGTACGAGGGCAACGACGTCCGGGTGCTTGGCGTGAAGACCGGCACGGTCACCGACGTCCAGCCGCTCGGCGACCGGGTCAAGGTGGAACTGGAGTACGACCGCGCGGTGGACGTGCCCGCGGGCGCGCGGGCGGTGATCGTCGCGCCGTCCCTGGTCTCCGACCGGTACGTGCAGTTCACCCCCGCCTACACCGGCGGGCCGGCCATGGCCGAGGGCACGGTCATCCCGATGGAGCGCACCGCGGTCCCGCTCGAGGTGGACGAGCTCTACGCCAGCCTGAGCCGGGTGAGCGAGTCGCTTGGCCCGGAGGGGGCGAACAAGGACGGTTCGCTGACCAGGCTGCTGGACACCCTGGCGGAGAACTTCGACGGCAACGGCAAGCAGCTGCACAACACCATCAAGAAGCTCGGGCAGGCCGCGGGCACCCTCTCCGGCAACTCGCAGGACCTGTTCGCCACCATCCAGAACCTCGGGGACTTCTCCACCACCCTGGCGCAGAGCGACGGGCAGGTGCGGCAGTTCGAGCGCCAGCTGGCCGATGTCAGCGGGTTCCTCGCCAGCGAGCGGGAGAACCTGGCCACCACCGTGCGCCAGCTGGGCAGCACGCTGGGCTCGGTACGCCAGTTCATCGAGGACAACCGCGCCAAGGTGAAGTCCAATGTGGACAAACTGGCGAGCGTGACCAGGGTGCTGGTCGAGCAGCGCGCCTCGCTGGCCGAGATCCTCGATGTCGCGCCTGTCGCCCTTGGCAACGTGGTGAACAGCTACAACGCCTCCTCCGGCACGCTGGACGCGCGGGCCAACCTGAACGAGCTCACCCAGCCGCCGATCGTGATGATCTGCAACCTGCTCAAGCAGACCCCGGAGGCGCTGGACTTCCTCGGCGACACCTGCGGCACCCTGGCGCCGGTGCTGGACGGCCTTGTCCCGCTGCCCTCGGTGGCGCAGACCATCTACGCGCTGGAGCACCGCCAGCTGCCCCCGCTGCCGTTGCCGATCGCAGGCGCGCTCTACGGCACGCCACAGGGAGGTGGTCAGTGA
- a CDS encoding MCE family protein: MKSFQKRNPIPIALVGITVIVLGMVAALNSDDLPLIGSGTTYTADFSEAAGLQPDDEVRIAGIKVGKVSDIELNGDRVRVSFQVKDAWLGDRTNAMIKIKTLLGQKYVALDPVGQRPLRPAETIPLERTTAPYDVLEAFRGLSTTVDEIDTDQLAQSFDVLSETLSDTPDDVRGALTGLSQLSETIAKRDNKLAALLANTRQISGTLADRDAQVKKLIEDGNQLLREISRRKQAISTLLQGTQTLSTELQGLIDDNNEQLGPVLDQLDQLTTMLQRNQDALGEGLKQYAPFLRLFNNTIGNGRWFDNYICGLLLPSVGPLNEEGCNAS; this comes from the coding sequence ATGAAGTCCTTCCAGAAACGCAACCCGATCCCGATCGCGCTGGTCGGCATCACCGTGATCGTGCTCGGCATGGTCGCCGCGCTGAACTCCGACGACCTGCCGCTGATCGGCTCCGGCACCACCTACACCGCGGACTTCAGCGAGGCGGCCGGGCTGCAACCGGACGACGAGGTCCGGATCGCCGGGATCAAGGTCGGCAAGGTCTCGGATATCGAGCTGAACGGTGACCGGGTCCGGGTCTCCTTCCAGGTGAAGGACGCCTGGCTCGGCGACCGCACCAACGCGATGATCAAGATCAAGACGCTGCTGGGACAGAAGTACGTCGCGCTGGACCCGGTGGGGCAGCGGCCGTTGCGCCCGGCCGAAACGATCCCGCTGGAGCGCACCACCGCGCCCTACGACGTGCTCGAGGCCTTCCGCGGGCTGTCCACCACGGTGGACGAGATCGACACCGACCAGCTGGCACAGAGCTTCGACGTGCTGTCCGAGACGCTCTCGGACACCCCGGACGACGTGCGCGGCGCGCTCACCGGGCTCTCCCAGCTGTCCGAGACCATCGCCAAGCGGGACAACAAGCTGGCCGCGCTGCTGGCCAACACCCGGCAGATCAGCGGGACGCTCGCCGACCGGGATGCCCAGGTCAAGAAGCTGATCGAGGACGGAAACCAGCTGCTGCGGGAGATCTCCCGGCGCAAGCAGGCGATCAGCACCCTGCTGCAGGGGACCCAGACCCTTTCCACCGAGCTGCAGGGGCTGATCGACGACAACAACGAGCAGCTCGGGCCGGTACTGGATCAGCTCGACCAGCTCACCACGATGCTGCAGCGCAACCAGGACGCCCTCGGCGAGGGGCTCAAGCAGTACGCCCCGTTCCTGCGCCTGTTCAACAACACCATCGGCAACGGGCGCTGGTTCGACAACTACATCTGCGGCCTGCTGCTGCCCTCGGTCGGGCCACTGAACGAGGAGGGGTGTAACGCATCATGA
- a CDS encoding MCE family protein — MVAPLVKLTIFIVVTVLFTAVLGISIANLNLSDTRSYTARFSDVTLLLPNDDVRIAGVRVGQVEDVRIVDRRQAEVEFAVDSGRKLPAGVTAAVKFRNLVGQRYLALGQGEGDPNKLLEPGGNIPIERTTPALDLTELFNGFKPLFTALSPEDVNTLSRQIIQVLQGEGGTVESLLAHTASLTTKIAQKDQVIGELIDNLNGVLDTVNARTPQLTDLISRLQQLVSGLAQDSEPIGDAIDALGGLAETTSGLLAEARQPLKQDIDALGTLVGNLNKDEPLVEHFIQFLPEKAASMARTADYGSWFNFYLCSAEGSIALPPLINEPINLPVLPTTRERCGA, encoded by the coding sequence ATCGTCGCGCCGCTGGTCAAGCTCACCATCTTCATCGTGGTCACCGTGCTGTTCACCGCGGTACTCGGGATCAGCATCGCCAACCTGAACCTGAGCGACACCAGGAGCTACACCGCCCGGTTCTCCGATGTGACCCTGCTGCTGCCCAATGACGACGTGCGGATCGCGGGCGTGCGGGTCGGCCAGGTGGAGGACGTGCGGATCGTGGACCGGCGCCAGGCCGAGGTGGAGTTCGCCGTGGACTCCGGCCGCAAGCTGCCCGCGGGGGTGACCGCGGCGGTCAAGTTCCGCAACCTTGTCGGCCAGCGGTACCTCGCGCTCGGCCAGGGCGAGGGCGATCCGAACAAGCTGCTCGAACCGGGCGGCAACATCCCGATCGAGCGGACCACGCCCGCGCTCGACCTGACCGAGCTGTTCAACGGGTTCAAACCGCTGTTCACCGCCCTGTCCCCGGAGGACGTGAACACCCTTTCCCGGCAGATCATCCAGGTGCTGCAGGGTGAGGGCGGCACGGTGGAGAGCCTGCTCGCGCACACCGCCTCGCTGACCACCAAGATCGCGCAGAAGGACCAGGTGATCGGCGAGCTGATCGACAACCTGAACGGCGTGCTGGACACGGTGAACGCCCGTACCCCGCAGCTGACCGACCTGATCAGCAGGCTGCAGCAGCTGGTCTCCGGCCTCGCACAGGACAGCGAGCCGATCGGGGACGCGATCGACGCGCTGGGCGGCCTCGCCGAGACCACCTCCGGGTTGCTGGCCGAGGCCAGGCAGCCGCTCAAACAGGACATCGACGCGCTGGGCACCCTGGTCGGCAACCTGAACAAGGACGAACCGCTGGTCGAGCACTTCATCCAGTTCCTCCCGGAGAAGGCCGCCAGCATGGCGCGCACCGCCGACTACGGCTCGTGGTTCAACTTCTACCTGTGCTCGGCCGAGGGCAGTATCGCGCTGCCGCCGCTGATCAACGAGCCGATCAACCTGCCGGTGCTGCCCACCACCAGGGAGAGGTGCGGGGCATGA